The genome window ACTGGTGGTTTGGGTTGCAAGGTTCAAGATGATTGAATCCCCAAGGTGGTTGGTTAGCAAGGGTAAATACAAAGAAGCAGATGAACTAATGACTAAGATTGAAAACGATATTATGAAAGAAAAGAATCTAAAATCTCTGCCAGAGCCAGAAATTAGAGCAGAAGCCAAACAAGAGGCATCGAAATATCTTGATCTGTTTAAGCCTGGCATCGTGGGCAAAACAGTTATGATGTTTATTTTTATGTTCTTTCAATCTGCTCTCTTTTATGGATTTACCGCATTAGTTCCATTGTTTTTGGGCAGCAGAGGGATAAACCTTAATCAGATATTTACTTTTACCTTTGTAGTGTATTCGGGCTTTTTAATTGGAAGCATATTTAATGTTTTTGTAATAGATAAGATCGAACGTAAATACGGCTTAATAATATCTATTATTGCTGTAGGTGTATTCGGAGTCTTGTTCGCATTTTCAGGAGATATCTATTTGGCATTGCTTATGGGCTTTCTTACTACCTTTTCTCTTTGGAATATGTCAAACTTTTATCATCAATATAATGCAGAAATCTTCCCAACTCAAATCAGGGCTAGCGCCACTGGAACTTCTTATGCATTGAGCAGGCTTAGCTCAGCAATTTTGCCAACCTTTATAGGCACTGTCATTTATAAAGAATATGGTATTGGCGGAGCATTTGGAATGCTTTGGTTTTTTATAATAATTCTTGTGTTAGATCTATATTTTCTTGGGCCAAAGAGCACTGGCAGGAAGCTGGAGGAAATTAAGTAAGCCTTTAAGTGAAAAAATATATAAAGCCCTTCAATAGATCAAAGTAAATTTGAGATTTGAAGGGCTTTATGCTTTTATATTTCTTTATTGAGATTTTCGTATTCTTTATATTTAATCAGATCATATAATTCTTGTCTTGTTTGCATTTTGGAAATTAGATCTTGTTGAGTGCCATCTCTTAAGATATTTTCAAATCCTTCTAAGACAGCCTTGTTTGAAAGCCTTAGGGCGGTTACTGGAAAGATTACAAATTTGTACCCAAATTCCTTAAATTTTTGGATGCTGATATAGGGTGTC of Thermodesulfobium sp. 4217-1 contains these proteins:
- a CDS encoding MFS transporter, with amino-acid sequence MMGEIKENAKEKHSQSSIAARLERLPLSGFHWNFLWMITAGEWFDTLILLSLGLLVALIGISFGYPSGKGPIILISYAFFGMLFGAIILGRLADIFGRRTMYFFNLLIFGIPLIVAAFLNDLNIILILIFIAGMGIGAEGVLMDTFISEVMSRKTRGKRLALAYTVVVTSAPIGALLAAITEKNMPHDAWRVFLLFAGIGALVVWVARFKMIESPRWLVSKGKYKEADELMTKIENDIMKEKNLKSLPEPEIRAEAKQEASKYLDLFKPGIVGKTVMMFIFMFFQSALFYGFTALVPLFLGSRGINLNQIFTFTFVVYSGFLIGSIFNVFVIDKIERKYGLIISIIAVGVFGVLFAFSGDIYLALLMGFLTTFSLWNMSNFYHQYNAEIFPTQIRASATGTSYALSRLSSAILPTFIGTVIYKEYGIGGAFGMLWFFIIILVLDLYFLGPKSTGRKLEEIK